The Solanum pennellii chromosome 4, SPENNV200 genomic interval TGTCTGGTTGGTTGGTGAGTTATTAGAATTTTgatcttttattaaaatttgatatagtAGTGATGAACTAGATAGTGTTTTAAAGaagttttttgaattttaaagatTTGTGACAATTGATAAGTGTATCATATATGATCCTTAACTTGGTTTTATCATAttcgtatagtttttgaatatctaaaaaaaaaattaaaatattaaattaatgtaatctaatttatctttgaaaatagtcagattgactttcgaaaaacgTAACATTTTTTAATCagcataaaatttataaaaaaaaaatttgacaaaatgGAGATATAAATCATTGGCCTTGCAGAGCACGGGGTCAACTCTTTGGGGAATACGTCTCCAACCTCTCAgcaattaatataattatttatgctCAAATAGTTTCTTTAAATGGAGCcgacattttattttattatattgaaaaaagGTGAGTcctacaaaaagaaaataaaaattattatactatTGATAGGTAATTAATCATAGACAGacacttaaaatttaaatgatttaaatttaaagGGATAAAATATTCAATAGATATAAGCTTGAAtttaagagcctgtttggctcagcttaaaagctggtcaaactgacttaaaaactgatttttgacttatttagctgtttgacaatattcaaaataacttattttaagttaaaaaaaaaaatattttaagccaaaagttaaaagttgagatagaggtgcttttttttttagcttataagctgttttaagttgaccacatttttatctttctgcccttgatatttttatacaatctccaaattacccacataatcctaacatctctttcttccattttttccttttcacgtttggcatagcaacttcagcacttttatccaaatgcataactgcttattttaaaaataagtttcagcactttcaaaattatttttttagagttattttttttaagcccatccaaacgggccctaagtgtctaagtgaattatgcggtCAATTTTCAGTTACTTAAAGCCATTTGAAGACAAGTAATATTGAAAATTGAGCTACCTATAGGGACATTATGATGAATGCTTTTAACATGACATTCCACAATTTAATAGGAGTAACATAGAGACAAAATTATACTGGATCCCTTGAACTATGGTTCTATAAAAATGTTCAGTTTCGATTGTCAATtctatgaaattgaaaatagcCACACAACTTTCTAATTTGTAATAATGCCAATTCTCTAAATTTAGAATTTACTGAAAACCAAAATTTATTCATCTTAATGCTTAACCAAAGTTCATAAATTGAAGAATTTTCTCAAACTTGTTTTAAACACTTTCACCAAACACTGCAAGAGCTGCAACTATCCAACATGTTTCATCAAAGCAAGTTGAAAGTAGAAATATACCACATATTAAATAGTGGATACGTCAACGTAGCTAATACTAGCATTATTCAACACTAATCTTATACATCCCATCAGACGACtcttaaaatatcaaaagaagcATAAAAGTTTCATGGAGAATTAGGACAGATGAAGTTTCTCCTTGCACAGTTCAATGCAGCTATCAACCTTAGCATAATATGTCGTGCGCCAGTTCTTACTAAGAAGAAGAGGAGCAATGACACTCCAAAATCCCAAAACATAAGCAACAGCTATGcatgagaagaaaaagaagtcaCTCTCACCAATTCCTTGCTTctcgtcttcttcttcttcttcttcttcttcttcttcatgctGCTGAGGAGGGCTCGAGAACACACAATCATTTTCCAGTGGCGGTCCACAGAGTTCCTTGTTACCTCTATAACTAGATGCTTCAAAGGTGACAAATTTATGTTCAAATGGGATCTTCCTGACAGACGGTTGAAAGCCAAATTTAAAGTTGACAGTGAATCAAGTCGAGTCATCTGAGGAGGGATTTTTCCAATTAGATGGTTAGAAGAAAGATCCAAACTCTCCAGTTGCTTTAAGTTCATGAAAGATTCTGGAATATGACCAGACAGGACGTTGTGCGAGAGGTTTAATGAACGGAGAGCTGCTAGTTGTCCTAGTTGTGATGGAATTTCACTATTGAAATGGATCATAGATAGATCAAGTATAGTCATTTGAGAAAGAGGAATGCCTTCATAAGAGAGTGCATTCCCCTTGGTTGTTAAAGGAACTTTGACCCTGTAGTTAGAATATGAAGGAGACAACCACATGAAGGCTGGGAGTAGAACTTGAGATTCTTTCGTCCACGTGGTTATGTTACCGAGGCAAGAAGGTAAAACCCCAGAGAGTAAATTTGCTGACATGTCCAAAATTGTCAATTTTCAGTTACTTAAAGCCATTTGAAGACAAGTAATATTGAAAATTGAGCTACCTATAGGGACATTATGATGAATGCTTTTAACATGACATTCCACAATTTAATAGGAGTAACATAGAGACAAAATTATACTGGATCCCTTGAACTATGGTTCTATAAAAATGTTCAGTTTCGATTGTCAATtctatgaaattgaaaatagcCACACAACTTTCTAATTTGTAATAATGCCAATTCTCTAAATTTAGAATTTACTGAAAACCAAAATTTATTCATCTTAATGCTTAACCAAAGTTCATAAATTGAAGAATTTTCTCAAACTTGTTTTAAACACTTTCACCAAACACTGCAAGAGCTGCAACTATCCAACATGTTTCATCAAAGCAAGTTGAAAGTAGAAATATACCACATATTAAATAGTGGATACGTCAACGTAGCTAATACTAGCATTATTCAACACTAATCTTATACATCCCATCAGACGACtcttaaaatatcaaaagaagcATAAAAGTTTCATGGAGAATTAGGACAGATGAAGTTTCTCCTTGCACAGTTCAATGCAGCTATCAACCTTAGCATAATATGTCGTGCGCCAGTTCTTACTAAGAAGAAGAGGAGCAATGACACTCCAAAATCCCAAAACATAAGCAACAGCTATGcatgagaagaaaaagaagtcaCTCTCACCAATTCCTTGCTTctcgtcttcttcttcttcttcttcatgctGCTGAGGAGGGCTTGAGAACACACAATCATTTTCCAGTGGCGATCCACAGAGTTCCTTGTTACCTCTATAACTAGATGCTTCAAAGGTGACAAATTTATGTTCAAATGGGATTCTTCCTGACAGACGGTTGAAAGCCAAATTTAAAGTTGAAAGTGAATCAAGTCGAGTCATCTGAGGAGGGATTTTTCCAATTAGATGGTTAGAAGAAAGATCCAAACTCTCCAGTTGCTTTAAGTTCATGAAAGATTCCGGAATATGACCAGACAGGACGTTGTGCGAGAGGTTTAATGAACGAGAGCTGCTAGTTGTCCTAGTTGTGATGGAATTTCACTATTGAAATGGTTCATAGATAGATCAAGTATAGTCATTTGAGAAAGAGGAATGCCTTCATAAGAGAGTACATTCCCCTTGGTTGTTAAAGGAACTTTGACCCTGTAGTTAGAATATGAAGGAGACAACCACATGAAGGCTGGGAGTAGAACTTGAGATTCTTTCGTCCACGCGGTTATGTTACCGAGGCAAGAAGGTAAAACCCCAGAGAGTAAATTTGCTGACATGTCCAAAATATGAAGCTTTTGCATCTGGCACAAAGACACTGGAATAATCCCATGAAACTGGTTTCTTGCCAAGATAAGTATGGCTAGATGTGGAAAGAGAGGAAAATAATCTGGAACATTCCCTGATAAATTGTTCCCACTAATGTCCATGACCTTCAGAACAGGAAGGTTAAACATAGAAGCAGGGAGGACTCCAATAAATCCATCATTTTGAAGATGCAAGTATGCAAGATTTGACATATTTGAAAATCGGGGCATAACCTCCCCATGAAAGTAGTTGTTTGAAAGAACTAAATGTGCCAATGAAGTGTGGTTCTGTCTTAAAGCTGGAGGAAGTTTTCCCTGTAGGAAGTTGTGAGAAAGGTCTAGAACCTCTAACTTTAACAGATTGTCAAAAGATGAAGGAAGGGTGCCTTCGAGGGCGTTATTTGACAGGTTAAGATAGAATAAGTCTGGAAATGATTCGAGCACGTTAGTGGGAAGTGTACTGGCCAAGCAATTATCTGATACATCAAGCATCAGAAGACTTGATGCTTGAATCTGAGAAGACGCAGGAATTCCACCATTCAAACGGTTGCTTCTCAAAGACAACATAAGAAGTGTATTATTATACAACAACCAGGACGGAACGCTCCCTTGAAGGGCATTATAGGACAAAGACAGGGACTTCAACTTGTGTTGTTTGGAGATGAACGTTGGAATTACATGGCCATGGTTCTGGTTTAGTCTAGTATTTCGTAGGTCAAGGGACACAAGTTGAAAAGATGGAACCCAAGATGGAGTTTCAGTGTCAACTTCAAACTCATTATTTGTAAGATCAATGGCTTCAAGATTGGAGAGGTTTGCAAATGATGCAAACAAGAGAAGTCCATCAAACCTGTTATCTGAAAGACGAAGGGTCTCGAGCAAAGTCAGGTTGCTGAATATGGAAGAAGAAATAGTCCCCTCAAAATGATTGAAAGAAAGATCTAAAGAAACCAAGGAAGTCGTTCCACCAAGGCATGGATCAAGTCCACCTTTTATAAGGTTATCCTGAAGATTTAACACCTGCAGGTTCCTAAGTTTACAGATTCCTGAAAAGCGTAACAAGTAGTTAGCAACATGATCAGTAAAATTAAAGTTGCATAATGTTCAATCTACAATCTGAAAGACAGGGAATCAGCAACCCAACTTTACTAGACAAAACACATATAAATTACAAAGTAACCAGATTCAGAGAGTCTAACAGAGTATCAAGAGAAAACAAAGTGGAAACCTATTTTTTAATCTAAGAAAGCTCCAGAATATCTTATCGAGGACTTCATGTTATAATCATAGAATCAAGACAACCATGTCTCACGAATAGCATATAGACGTTAATTGGAGATGCATTCTCAGTGACTTCAAGTTCAAAATTGAACTGATAGCTacaaagaattgaaagaaatttcgTAACATCAGCATTACCTGAAAAGAAACCAGGAGAACCCCTGATATTGTTATGTGAAATATCCAGACTTTCAAGCACTGAGAGATTTTCAAAGAGACAGGTCGGTATGCTTCCATCATCAAGAAAGTTATCACTCAGATCCAACCTTTTGAGATTCCGCAGTGTACATAAAGCTGCAAGAAATATATGAAGCAACAAAAGGGCTGTTTTTTGTCAAGTTCATTAATCAGAGTAGAAAATGAGTTTCGTATTCATAGAAACAACCTGAAAACTCAACTCCAGGGGATCAATAATTCATGCTGCTATCTTATACTGGTGCAAAGATTGTTAGGGGAAACTGGAAAAAGCTACAGACTAGAACTTCATTCAGACCACGTTCTTTATCGAAGAAAAATTCTTCAGATATCTACAGATGCAAGGTCGCAGTTGGAataaacaaatcaagaaaatagttcCTCTGTGCAATCTTCATCTAATGGCTTCCTTCATGGTGACATTTGTTTCATTTTAGAGAAGCTATTTTTAGATAATGAGAATCATACCATTAACTTAAAATTGTAGTCAGTTTTTATGTGTTTCATGCAGATTCAATACCAATGGTTTGACGACAGCATTTGGCCGAGAAGATGGTAGTTGAGTAGAGCAGAAGAGAGGGTCCACCACCAATTCACAGTTTTTTAAGCTGGAGGAAACCATTACAACGAGAAAAACATAGTATCCAGAGTAATCACACGAGGGTAGAGTGTATGCAAGCCTTACCCCTACCTACCTCAAAGGTAGACCCCTACCTACCTCAAAGGTAGAAGGTTGTTTCCGCTAGACCCTCGGCTAAATGAGAAAACCACTAACACATGGAAATACTAAATTGTAAACGATATTCTCACGTTAGGAAAATGAATATAGTAATGACAATATGCACAAGATCATGTATGTGACAATAGAAATTAATCCAACTTTACCTGATAGAATGTGATGGGAATTCTTAAGGTTATTCCCAGACAAGTCTAGGCTTTCAAGGTATGAAAGATCATCAAACAGGCaatgtggcatgctatcatctgTAAGATTGTTGTTGCTTAGATCTAGTTTCCGCATATCCTTTAGTCCGCACAATGCTACGTCAATTCAGCAAAACGAGCTATATCAAAACAAAGATAGAAACTTTGATGGACCATCTATGACTGATCAAAATTCGACATCTGAGAAAACAAACCTCTGAGCAGTGGTAAAGGGAAACTAGGATAAATCCCTGATAGGTGCAGCTGTTCCAGAGATGCGAGGCTACATACTTGAAAATGAGGCAGAGCATCGCCATTTAAAGGGTTGAAACTTAGATCCAATTCCTTCAGGTTGCGCAATTTGCATAATGCTGCAAGTATAAGTTGTTAAAAAGTAATACTCCAAAACATGCAACTACATGAAGAAAGGAGATCGGGTTCATCGGTGCAGAATCCATTCCAAAAAAAGCAGCAAATCTTAAAGCTCTAAGGATTCAAGATAAGTAATAATTGTGTTTAACAGATATTAACAGCAGTTAGAGTTTGTACAGATTATACTACTAAATACTGAGGGAGGTAAGTTGTTGCACTTGCAGGTTTGATAAACATGGATACAGGTAATGGAAGAACATTTTGATGAAAAGAATACCTTCTGGCATGATCCAGTTGCCAATAGCGTTGCCAGATATATAAAGAGACTGGAGATGCGTGAAACGAGTCAACAAGTTTGCATCAGGATACCATATTCCAAGTCCAAGTTCCCTTTTACTGGTAAGAATAATATCAAGAACATGTACATCATTATTTAGATCCCTGATGCAAAAAACACCAGCCCACGCACAATAATTTTCTTCAACCCATTCATTGATTAGCGTAGATCCATTGGGATAGTTAAGGGAGTCCCTCAGCTCCAAAAGTGCCCTCTTTTCCTCCTCTACTAATTTACCACTGCAACCTATGAAATTCAAGCACATCAGTATACAACATGTCCAAAAGATAGGACACGGAACCCCAGCCATACTGCTGATAAATATCTATTCAGCAATGAGTCACTAGATAATGCCTTTTGTTACAAGAATTTTCACATACTCACTCACAGTCATGAGTCAACACCAAATTAGAAATTTTAAGTTGCCTTAAGATCATAGACCACAGGCTCTTCATCAGTAAATGAACATTAGCTGTATCCCATGATGTAACATAATTTGTGTGGAAACTAACTTCTCatttagactttttttttttaagatataCCAAGTCAAGCTTGACTTTGTCTAACAAATTCTGCCGCCTTGCACAATCTTGATGATGACTTCTAACATTTCCTATTAACTGACACTTGGGCAGGCAAATCGAAAGAAATCATCTAGTGTTATTTTACCTCCGGTGAACATCCGAACGGTTATCTCCCAGCATTTTTTTCCAGATTCATTAGCTACTAGATATCACACATTTTGGTCCAATTACCAATCCTACCATCTCAAACTCTAATACTGATCATGATCTTACAAAAGAATGCCAAAACTATATGCCTACAGGCTCAAATTTTTAAACTATATCTTATATTCTTCAAAGTTTCAAGGGTATGATGTGCGTACATCCTATCAGTATCCTCACTAGACCCCACTTGTGATTGAATATTTTGTTGGTTCATCATGTAAGTTATTGTTTTGTGCTGAATATTTTGTGATGCATCATCACCTCTGAAGTTAATCAttgttaatataaatataaggaTATAACTATAAATTCTCCAAATGTTTAATTTCAGTGTGAATAATAACTGCCTTTATATTGAACTATGTAgtgaacaaaacaaaaaaatgaaaacaaacaatTAGAGATCAAGACTCGGAATTCAAACGGTCAAGTGCTTCTCGAGCAGGAGCAAAATTGGGCTGAACCTTTTGAGCTTCCTGATAAGCCTTTTGTGCCTCTTCCTTCAAGCCTTTTTTCTCGTAACAATCGCCCAACAAGCAAAAAGCCTTCACATTATCGCCCTTCAACCTAACAGACTGACTCAAATCCTCAATCACCGAGTCAACTTGTTTCGCAGCCAGTCTCAACTGCGCCCGCTTAAACAACGCATCCGCTCTCTCCGGCTCCGACAACGACTTCACGGCTAGCGGCGAAAGCGCGACGTCAATGGAATCAAGAGCCGACGTCTTAAACCCCTGTAAATCAAGAGCTAAAGCCTTGAGTATGTGAGCTGCAGCATCTTTCGGGTCTAAAGCTATAGCCAAATCGGCTTGAGCTTCAGCAGATTTAGCAAGAGAAGTAGCCTTCGATCGATCCTTAGCTGCTGCTGATTTAGCTTGAGAAAGAAGTTGAGCTCCTTGAACAAAATGACGCTTCGATTGCATATCGGCCCGGTTTCGGAGACGAAGCTTCGAGAAGTATTTCTGGGGAACGTTGTACATGAAAAGGAACATGAAGATTGTTACGAGAATTAAGActgcttgaagaagaagatcacgCCACATGTGATTATCGGAGAAAAAATCCATGGCGATTTTCGTTTTCTGGGTTTCTCTGAGGATTTTCCGATTTGGTGTTCAACTTTTAGCGTTTATCAGTCCATCGAAGTATAAAAGTTTACACCAAACTTTTTTGGTTATTATTAATGTGCGTCACTaaaatattatactattttcGTCAAATTTTATAcgttatttttagattttaagaGTAAAATACGTTTATTTTTAtcgtaaaatttttataaattttataggcatttttgaattatcaattattgtgactcatAGTTGTTGTTATATAGCTTTACcaatacataaatttatttttaaaaaaatataagattttaCGCGTAAATTTtcgatcaaatttaaattattttaactctCAAAATATAAACTGGATCATACAAATTGAGAAAGAGAggtatttcttaaaaaattaatatattccAATAATTGCACCACAAGTCTACAATTGTTGTAACTTTCTAATTGTTAATATCGTGATGATTTTCTATATATTAATGAAAAAgtggtttaaaatatatttaaattttgatcgaAATTATTGTAAtgatatcaaattttgaaaagggTCTTTTAATCTTTCggactatttaatagtgtattttaaaagtACATATGTGTCCATGTGGACATcattaatattttctaattataaatagtaacatGTTCACGTgggcacatatataccttttaaAACACATTATTAAATAGTACAGACGGTAAAAGGTGTTCCATAAAATTTGTTATCGCAATAGCAATTTCGGTCAAaactgaaatatttttctaactATTTTCCCTAANATATATACCTTTTAAAACACATTATTAAATAGTACAGACGGTAAAAGGTGTTCCATAAAATTTGGTATCGCAATAGCAATTTCGGTCAAaactgaaatatttttctaactattttccctaaattaattGTACGtagaataatatcaaataaagtGTGTGATTAATACTTGTAGTAGTTatacataaattgaaaaaatgtactaaagagaaaaatagtaatacaaatttaatacaTGCATTATTTTCTAACATCTTCTATCAAAAATACTCTTGATTATTCTATTTTCACTTGTAAATCTCATTGCTAACTTGTAAACTATATTTTAGAAACAGAACATTTAAGAGCCTGTGtaattgatttatttagatattttaaatagtttaatagtttttaaattgaaaaactaagttcttaatttaagttaaataattaaaaaaattgaaaaggaaaaaaaaagaagaagttaagTCTAACCAAAGAGACTCTAAATAGTGTTCGCTAAACTTGTTCATAAATCGCATAACACATGTTATCAATTGTTTTCGAGATACTAATGAATGTGTGTGTATATGGATGCAGGGTTGGTAAATTTAACAGATGTATTAATCTATTTATTGTttgagtaatatatatataatggctGTCAATTTGCTAATCGGGCTTTAGCGAGAACAGCTGTAATTGAATCGGGAACGGAAAGACTTCACTTCAACTCAATAAATGACGTCTACTTCGTAAGTGCTAAGGCAAAATATATCACCGAAAGAAAAGGTGATAGGGGAGAGGAATTTGAATAGAAAGAAAGAGACGTATTTCGAATTAAAGTAAGGGCACGCTAAGACATTCCTTTTCGTGCTTTCGATCTGCTTACTTTGAATaatgggaaaaaaaaaagaataaattggcattcaatatataaacttttttaatatcaatttattattattgttttttaaaagaaaggaaaagaaaagtcCCTAAGTGGGTGCTAACTAGGCTACTTTCATCTCATgctatatataaaagagaattctAAACCCGTTTACATAGCGCCATCgcattcttttttaatatatttatgcgccatcacattcttttttaatatatttataaaaagttgacagtaatttcacatttaagttttcttattaccattattccttattagttttacaaattcctgaaattccttatttttcacacatcagattaatgtatcagcgcatcaaattaatatatctcgcacatcaaattaatgtatcttgcGCATCAAATTagtatatcaaatataaaatgtacatcaaattagtgtatcaaatataaaatgtactatatcttacttaacgattaatgtatctcgcgcatcaaaaattttaatattttttttccaataaatTCACAAGTATCAACGGATTGTAAACAATCCACAAGAATATAAAGATAGATAAACCATAAATAACTGaccttttctatattattattgcTGCAATTAGAATAAAGACTTCCCCGGATGCTACATAATCTTAGACTTCTACAGGGAATAAATACTTCTCCAAATACTACCACATAATTATAATTTCACATTTGTTGCTGACAAAGTTTAGACTAGTTTCTTGCAAGAAATTAAACAGCTTTAGAAATGCCTCTTTATCTATAACTGGAACTAACAGAGGCTTGTTTATCATTCAAAAAGTTGAAGAGAGCCAACATATTTGCAGTTGTTGGGCAAAGTTTACCGGATTTCGTCAGCGTTACGCAAACTATGTATCTCCGGACTATGATGAATTTATTCTTCTCCTAGATAAGTGGAGAGTGGATTTCGTCAGCGTTACGTAAACTATGTATCTCCGGACTATGATGAATTTATTCTTCTCCTAGATAAGTGGAGAGTATCTTAACTCTTCATTGTTCCTCCCATCTGAATCAATTGTAGCGGAGACTTGAGTAGTTTCTTTAATGTATCCACAATGCTAGCGAAGGATGGCCGTTGTACCGGGTCACTGCCAGAAAACGTGGAAGTATTAACTGACGAAAATAGAGAGCAGAGGTAGAGAATTCTTTGACATAATCCACAACACAAGTTGACTAGTAGAGATCGAGATGGAAAAAAACAGGATGCGGATGTCTACTTACTCATTCCAGCAGGCTTCCATAAGAGACGCCAACATTGGAGAAGTGTTCTGTGGAACAGTCAGCCTCCTGTTCTGGAAAGCTACAGCACCAACTACCTGAAAGCTCACAAAATAACACGTCAAATACATCGTGTTTTTTGATATTTAAGTCCGGGAGAAATATGAGGTGTGGGGGGCAGCAGGGAAGAAGTAAACCTGCGCAGGGCTCAGTCCATTCCAAGGCTGTTGCATGGTGACAAGCTCCCATAATATTACACCAAAGCTGTAGACATCAGACTTCTCATTTGAGGGTTCTCCACGGAGAAATTCGGGGGCCATCCATTCAGGCTGAAACAAAAAGCAAGAGAGTTACAGGCTTATTGAAGGCCGTACAAAAAATTGCACAACCTGCAAAATGTAGAGTTCAAAAAAGATGTCTTTGTACTGCAATGGGAGGTAGGTACGTTGTCGATGACAGATACGTTCATCGAGTAGCAGGCGCAAACATTAGAGCAATTGCATTTCACCGA includes:
- the LOC107017818 gene encoding receptor-like protein 9a isoform X1, coding for MAGVPCPIFWTCCILMCLNFIGCSGKLVEEEKRALLELRDSLNYPNGSTLINEWVEENYCAWAGVFCIRDLNNDVHVLDIILTSKRELGLGIWYPDANLLTRFTHLQSLYISGNAIGNWIMPEALCKLRNLKELDLSFNPLNGDALPHFQVCSLASLEQLHLSGIYPSFPLPLLRALCGLKDMRKLDLSNNNLTDDSMPHCLFDDLSYLESLDLSGNNLKNSHHILSALCTLRNLKRLDLSDNFLDDGSIPTCLFENLSVLESLDISHNNIRGSPGFFSGICKLRNLQVLNLQDNLIKGGLDPCLGGTTSLVSLDLSFNHFEGTISSSIFSNLTLLETLRLSDNRFDGLLLFASFANLSNLEAIDLTNNEFEVDTETPSWVPSFQLVSLDLRNTRLNQNHGHVIPTFISKQHKLKSLSLSYNALQGSVPSWLLYNNTLLMLSLRSNRLNGGIPASSQIQASSLLMLDVSDNCLASTLPTNVLESFPDLFYLNLSNNALEGTLPSSFDNLLKLEVLDLSHNFLQGKLPPALRQNHTSLAHLVLSNNYFHGEVMPRFSNMSNLAYLHLQNDGFIGVLPASMFNLPVLKVMDISGNNLSGNVPDYFPLFPHLAILILARNQFHGIIPVSLCQMQKLHILDMSANLLSGVLPSCLGNITTWTKESQVLLPAFMWLSPSYSNYRVKVPLTTKGNALSYEGIPLSQMTILDLSMIHFNSEIPSQLGQLAALRSLNLSHNVLSGHIPESFMNLKQLESLDLSSNHLIGKIPPQMTRLDSLSTLNLAFNRLSGRSHLNINLSPLKHLVIEVTRNSVDRHWKMIVCSRALLSSMKKKKKKKKKKTRSKELVRVTSFSSHA
- the LOC107017818 gene encoding receptor-like protein 9a isoform X2; protein product: MPEALCKLRNLKELDLSFNPLNGDALPHFQVCSLASLEQLHLSGIYPSFPLPLLRALCGLKDMRKLDLSNNNLTDDSMPHCLFDDLSYLESLDLSGNNLKNSHHILSALCTLRNLKRLDLSDNFLDDGSIPTCLFENLSVLESLDISHNNIRGSPGFFSGICKLRNLQVLNLQDNLIKGGLDPCLGGTTSLVSLDLSFNHFEGTISSSIFSNLTLLETLRLSDNRFDGLLLFASFANLSNLEAIDLTNNEFEVDTETPSWVPSFQLVSLDLRNTRLNQNHGHVIPTFISKQHKLKSLSLSYNALQGSVPSWLLYNNTLLMLSLRSNRLNGGIPASSQIQASSLLMLDVSDNCLASTLPTNVLESFPDLFYLNLSNNALEGTLPSSFDNLLKLEVLDLSHNFLQGKLPPALRQNHTSLAHLVLSNNYFHGEVMPRFSNMSNLAYLHLQNDGFIGVLPASMFNLPVLKVMDISGNNLSGNVPDYFPLFPHLAILILARNQFHGIIPVSLCQMQKLHILDMSANLLSGVLPSCLGNITTWTKESQVLLPAFMWLSPSYSNYRVKVPLTTKGNALSYEGIPLSQMTILDLSMIHFNSEIPSQLGQLAALRSLNLSHNVLSGHIPESFMNLKQLESLDLSSNHLIGKIPPQMTRLDSLSTLNLAFNRLSGRSHLNINLSPLKHLVIEVTRNSVDRHWKMIVCSRALLSSMKKKKKKKKKKTRSKELVRVTSFSSHA
- the LOC107017820 gene encoding uncharacterized protein LOC107017820: MDFFSDNHMWRDLLLQAVLILVTIFMFLFMYNVPQKYFSKLRLRNRADMQSKRHFVQGAQLLSQAKSAAAKDRSKATSLAKSAEAQADLAIALDPKDAAAHILKALALDLQGFKTSALDSIDVALSPLAVKSLSEPERADALFKRAQLRLAAKQVDSVIEDLSQSVRLKGDNVKAFCLLGDCYEKKGLKEEAQKAYQEAQKVQPNFAPAREALDRLNSES